In a genomic window of Chrysemys picta bellii isolate R12L10 chromosome 1, ASM1138683v2, whole genome shotgun sequence:
- the LOC135982941 gene encoding uncharacterized protein LOC135982941, whose amino-acid sequence MKSQDRKRAPAWTKREVWDLLAIWRDESVLAELRSSKRNGKILEKVSKAMKDRGHNRDAQQCRVKIKELRQAYHKAREANRRSRAQPQTCRFYAELHAMLGGAATTTPTVCYDSFTGETHREEGSGYKEEEDEDNVDSLQQQGCGEIGFPKSQDMFITLDLEPVTPELTQGMLPDPEGTPGTSAATVFPSQRLVKIRRRKRRTRDDMFTELQMSSHAERAQQNEWRQSMSDYRKAQYEREERWRAESWDEQSKWRAEDDRWRQLADRRQESMLQLLEHQTDMLQRMVELQERQQEQRPPLQPLCNQQPSSPSSIASLPRHPRTRWGASGHPVTPLQMIARASEGWPSIRVKVLNCSVSFSFPPPPLIPGYLGNYPPSCVMN is encoded by the exons atgaagtcccaggatcgcaaaagagctccagcatggaccaaacgggaggtatgggatctgctcgccatatggagagatgaatcagtgctagctgaactccgtagcagtaaaagaaatggcaaaatattagaaaaggtctccaaggccatgaaggacagaggccataacagggacgcacagcagtgccgcgtgaaaattaaggagctaaggcaagcctaccacaaagccagagaggcaaacagaaggtccagggcacagccacaaacatgccgcttctacgcggagctgcatgccatgctagggggtgcagccaccactactccaaccgtgtgctatgactccttcactggagaaacacacagggaagagggttcggggtacaaggaagaggaggatgaagataatgtggatagcttACAGCAGCAAGGATGCGGAGAAATCGGTTTCCCCAaaagccaggatatgtttatcaccctggacctggagccagtaacccccgaactcacccaaggcatgcttccagaccctgagggcacaccggggacctctg ctgcaactgtttttccttcacagaggctagtgaagattagaaggagaaaacggcggactcgggatgacatgttcacggagctccagatgtcctcccacgctgaaagagcacagcagaatgagtggaggcagtcaatgtcagactacagaaaagcacagtatgaacgagaggagaggtggcgggctgaatcgtgggatgaacagagcaagtggcgggctgaagatgataggtggcgtcagcttgcagacagaaggcaagagtcgatgctccagctgctggagcatcaaactgatatgctccagcgtatggttgagctgcaggaaaggcagcaggagcagagaccgccgctacagcccctgtgtaaccaacagccctcctccccaagttccatagcctccttaccgagacacccaagaacacggtggggggcctccggccacccagtcactccactccagatgattgcccgagcatcagaaggctggccttcaataagagttaaagttttaaactgcagtgtgtccttttccttccctcctcctccactcatcccgggctaccttggcaattatccccctagttgtgtgatgaattaa